A window of Campylobacter cuniculorum DSM 23162 = LMG 24588 contains these coding sequences:
- a CDS encoding restriction endonuclease subunit S: MSNILKQENKASLGKSQSPRLKELDEKFKQNGGTWKEFKLEDKFERVAFKKLAYKKSDLPENATQEYDLPALTCARENQGLSCYVPRNEATILKNVISVAANGDAPAFYQSQEFTILQDAYAIRFKDKELNSSQYLFLTTLLQKVLTQFNWSNKSGWERVKKEKILLPIDKQENIAFDYMESYIAELEAERVEELEAYLKATGFENFILNQNEMFALQSFEKLSNPPKNQKALNKDSDFIGGGELNYPLDDFTKESFTQTPQIQSNISTAPFANLQWKEFKIAELFEKIELKKLNSLDTRNFRVTKPDKEHTIPAIVAKVGNNGVMYYVNKNDFETTSNKIVVIADGAVASGLVYYHEKEFTILHNAYTIALKNKNENRENGLFLAMIIQKSIFELFNYENKPTWNKVKNVSICLPIYPASSCKKEQNADQDHQIAFDFIETFIKALQKESLKQVDSYNQAKIKAHKEVIKA, translated from the coding sequence GTGAGCAATATACTCAAACAAGAAAACAAGGCTTCTTTGGGAAAGTCTCAAAGCCCTCGTTTGAAAGAGCTTGATGAAAAATTCAAGCAAAACGGGGGCACTTGGAAAGAGTTTAAGCTTGAAGACAAATTTGAACGTGTCGCTTTTAAAAAATTAGCTTACAAAAAATCTGATTTACCAGAGAATGCTACGCAGGAGTATGATTTGCCTGCTTTAACTTGTGCAAGAGAAAATCAAGGATTATCATGCTATGTCCCACGCAATGAAGCAACAATTTTAAAAAATGTCATTTCGGTTGCTGCAAATGGAGACGCCCCCGCCTTTTATCAATCGCAAGAATTTACTATTTTGCAGGATGCTTATGCTATAAGATTTAAGGACAAAGAACTCAATTCTTCGCAATATTTATTTTTAACCACACTTTTGCAAAAGGTATTAACTCAATTTAACTGGAGCAATAAATCAGGTTGGGAGAGAGTGAAAAAAGAAAAGATTTTATTGCCTATTGACAAACAAGAAAATATTGCCTTTGATTATATGGAATCTTATATAGCGGAGCTGGAGGCGGAGCGTGTGGAGGAGCTGGAGGCGTATCTCAAAGCCACAGGCTTTGAGAATTTCATTTTGAATCAAAATGAAATGTTTGCTTTGCAAAGCTTTGAAAAGCTCTCAAATCCACCAAAGAATCAAAAAGCCTTAAATAAAGATTCTGATTTTATAGGGGGGGGGGAATTAAATTATCCGCTTGATGATTTCACCAAAGAATCTTTCACGCAAACCCCTCAAATACAATCAAACATTTCAACCGCCCCCTTTGCAAATCTACAATGGAAAGAGTTTAAAATCGCAGAGCTGTTTGAAAAAATAGAATTAAAAAAATTAAATTCGCTCGATACGAGAAATTTTAGAGTTACCAAACCCGATAAAGAACATACAATACCAGCAATTGTGGCAAAAGTTGGGAATAATGGTGTAATGTATTATGTAAATAAAAATGATTTTGAAACGACAAGTAATAAGATAGTGGTAATTGCAGATGGTGCTGTTGCTTCGGGTTTGGTTTATTATCATGAAAAAGAATTCACCATACTTCATAACGCTTATACTATTGCATTAAAAAATAAAAACGAGAATAGGGAAAACGGCTTATTTTTGGCTATGATAATACAAAAATCCATTTTTGAATTGTTTAATTACGAAAATAAACCGACTTGGAACAAAGTAAAAAATGTTTCCATTTGTCTTCCCATTTATCCCGCTTCCTCGTGCAAAAAAGAGCAGAATGCAGACCAAGACCACCAAATCGCCTTTGATTTTATAGAAACCTTTATCAAAGCCTTACAAAAAGAGAGTTTAAAGCAAGTTGATTCTTATAATCAAGCAAAAATCAAAGCCCACAAAGAAGTCATAAAGGCTTAA